The following coding sequences are from one Anaerolineae bacterium window:
- the cas10 gene encoding type III-B CRISPR-associated protein Cas10/Cmr2: MSHAVLIFTFSPIQSFISQARRTADLYAGSRILAELARAALEAIACAGSTIVYPARAGGGEQSDTPNKLVAVVPRERAADLGRAAEDALHRRWSQIVAAAGGNALAHGLPGHDDPGWQSIWRRQTAPRYLWQCFWAAARIGPDGYKGAYQQASRALDAAKRSRLFLPAEEWGTKDSLSGQREALHRQGERASDYWRQVSNLPRVTGALLRPFGRERLDAIGTVKRFWPHRDSFLSTSSIASQPFLDAAREQAPAQLQAYRQDLGTFLGRWLHEPRTDPDWPYDGDLLFQETLTPERLQASYRSGIETAALGPPLQALKKLHRTVGFPPSPYYAVVALDGDSVGEHISKLLEEGNPQEAHCQFGQKLSDFADVVQKVAALHSVSLVYNGGDDVLALAPASSALPFAHELAQEFHRVTAATASAGIAIAHHLSPLDAALEQAHQAQNLAKDIPGKDAVCVTLMRRGGEAITARGPWCSVIANLDQVTQYLAARKLSARLPYDIWQLAYAIPDANDMLRAELRRLVGRRAEALSGQQANALTEALGRWAEALTETVEGLAQWLIIARFLAGAEGGSDAFVS, encoded by the coding sequence ATGAGCCATGCAGTCCTCATCTTCACCTTCAGCCCCATCCAGAGCTTCATCTCCCAGGCCCGGCGCACCGCGGACCTGTACGCCGGAAGCCGCATACTGGCCGAACTGGCGCGGGCTGCCCTTGAGGCCATCGCCTGTGCCGGCAGTACCATCGTCTACCCGGCCCGCGCTGGTGGCGGCGAGCAGTCGGACACACCCAACAAGCTCGTCGCCGTCGTCCCGAGAGAACGGGCTGCAGACCTTGGACGGGCCGCCGAGGACGCCCTCCACCGGCGCTGGAGCCAGATCGTCGCCGCTGCCGGCGGCAACGCGCTGGCCCATGGTCTCCCAGGCCACGACGACCCAGGCTGGCAATCCATATGGCGGCGGCAAACCGCGCCCCGCTACCTTTGGCAGTGCTTCTGGGCCGCCGCCAGGATAGGGCCGGATGGCTACAAGGGGGCCTACCAGCAGGCCAGCCGCGCCCTGGACGCCGCCAAGCGAAGCCGGCTCTTCCTCCCCGCGGAGGAGTGGGGCACCAAAGACAGCCTTAGCGGCCAGCGCGAGGCCCTACACCGTCAGGGGGAGAGAGCCAGCGACTACTGGCGCCAGGTAAGCAACCTGCCCCGAGTGACCGGCGCCCTGCTGCGGCCGTTCGGCCGCGAGCGGCTGGACGCCATCGGCACCGTCAAGCGCTTCTGGCCCCACCGGGATTCCTTCCTCTCTACCAGCAGCATCGCCTCCCAACCCTTCCTCGACGCCGCCCGCGAGCAGGCACCAGCCCAGCTGCAGGCATACCGACAGGATCTAGGCACCTTTCTCGGCCGCTGGCTGCACGAACCCAGGACCGACCCAGACTGGCCCTATGATGGCGACCTCCTCTTCCAGGAGACCCTCACCCCCGAGCGCCTGCAGGCCAGCTATCGCTCCGGCATCGAGACGGCCGCCCTGGGGCCGCCGCTCCAGGCACTGAAGAAGCTACACCGGACGGTCGGCTTTCCCCCCTCGCCCTACTACGCCGTTGTCGCCCTCGACGGCGATTCCGTGGGAGAGCACATATCCAAGCTGCTCGAAGAGGGCAATCCTCAGGAGGCCCATTGTCAGTTCGGCCAGAAGCTCTCGGACTTCGCCGACGTGGTGCAGAAGGTCGCGGCGTTGCACTCCGTTAGCCTGGTCTACAACGGCGGTGACGACGTCCTCGCCCTAGCACCGGCTTCCTCCGCCCTCCCATTCGCCCATGAACTGGCGCAGGAGTTCCATCGGGTCACCGCAGCCACTGCCTCCGCCGGCATCGCCATCGCCCACCACCTATCGCCGCTGGACGCCGCGCTGGAACAGGCACACCAAGCCCAGAACCTGGCTAAGGACATTCCGGGGAAAGACGCCGTATGCGTCACCCTTATGCGCCGCGGGGGCGAAGCCATCACCGCCCGCGGTCCGTGGTGCTCGGTGATCGCCAACCTGGACCAAGTCACCCAGTACCTCGCCGCTAGGAAGCTCTCCGCTCGGCTCCCCTACGACATCTGGCAACTTGCCTACGCCATACCTGACGCTAACGACATGCTGCGGGCCGAGCTCAGGCGCCTGGTAGGGCGCCGCGCCGAGGCGCTCTCAGGCCAGCAGGCCAACGCACTGACCGAAGCACTCGGCCGGTGGGCTGAGGCGTTGACCGAGACGGTCGAGGGGTTGGCACAGTGGCTCATCATCGCGCGCTTCCTCGCCGGAGCAGAAGGGGGCTCAGATGCATTTGTTTCTTGA